The genomic interval AGTGCCCGCTGCTTCGGAGGCCTTTGCGCCCGGCATCCTGGCTGGCAacccctctccctttccacccATTGCTGTGTCCCTAGAGTTGCCCGAGCAATCATCCCAGCCCCCAACACAGTGAGACCAGCCTTGGAGTGCTCTAGCTGACACCCAGGAGGGGCCCCTCCAGGAGGCAGTGCCCAGGCTGGGGGGGGTGGCAGGCCAACCCGACCTCTGCAGGCCCCGGCCCGGCTCCATGCTCCTGAGGCCCTCAGCGCAGAGCACTTCCTGAAGCAGCCACCAGGGCAGGTGTCTCTAggggcacccccccccacccccaggcaagCAAGGAGGCCTACCCAGCCCCAAGACCTGCCTCCCCTCGCTGGCAGGGAGGACGCCACAGGACCTTTGGGGGTGGAGCGTGTGGTCATGGATGCAGATGGAAGTTGGAGCTCAGAGTAAATTTCACTGAAAACAGGAAACCACGAAGCTGAGATGTGCTCACTTGTAAGGGTCCGGAGAAGTAGAGCCGGAGGCCGTGCGGGAGGAAACTGGGGAGGAAGTGTGGTGGCTTTCTGCTTGGGGCCTCCTCTCTCCCGCCACATAGTAGCAGCCAGGCTTGGGGTCTGGTAGCCAAATTCTTAGAAATTATATGTGCCTGGATGTCAGAAGCCGGGGGCTGGGCCAGACTGGCCTCCACCCTGGGGCAGGAGCACTTTCAGAGCTGGGGGACAGGGAGTCTGGTCTGTAGGCTTATCCTTCAATCCTGGGGGCAGCCCTGCTCTGCCTTGAGCAGGTGTCACCCTGCCCATCCCTGCCGCGTGGGCCCCCCCAAGCTGTAAACACAGCACCCTCCTTCTGTGACAACTGGCACTGAGGGTCCCTGGCAGCCGATGGACTAGaagagggaccccccccccaaagacaAAGCAGGAGCTAGGATTTTGAGGTTCTGGCCACTGGAGGTGTCCCTGCGGTCTCGAGGCCCATGCCCGGCATCGCAGGACACCCACACTGGCCCATGTCCTTGGGCGTGACCGGAGAGTTTGGGAGCAGTGCAGTGCATCCGGGGGGTTCCTGGTTCTACCCGCAGGCCTGGGGGCTCGCTGCTGCTGGAGAGCCTAGAGCTGCTCCTTTGTTCCACCCCCAACTCTTGTCTCCCCCGCCCCAGGCGATCCAGCTCGGCAGAGCCGCTCTCGGCTGCCGGGGGATGAAGGCCTTCCTCAGTGCAGTGCCCGGGCCCCCACGCAGCCCAAACTCGCCCCTTCCCCCGGtgggtccccctccctgtttccacCCCAGAGTCTCCAGAGGCCCCCCCGCTCCTCTCCATGTTTGAAAACCCTTTAATCGAAATTCCACAAAGGATTcccttgtatgtgtgtataaaacaaaTCCAGGGCATATGCCCTGAAgcaggagacagagcagagggtCCAGAGCAGAGTTGCCACAAACCCTCCCATGTACATGCCCACCTGACAGGGCCACTCTGCAGCGAAGACTCAGCAGATTAAATGGGACGGAACACTGAAGACcggggtgggtggaggagggctCCCCGGGcctcaggcacccctacctaGAAGCAGCGCAGGGATTAAAACCCAGCTCTTACAGTCCGTTCACCGGGTTTGCACGCGTTGCCCGTGTAGTTCATAGGACTCCCTCTTCACACTCAAGAGTGTCACAGTTGGGACAATACAGTATGGGGTCACCTTCTGTGGTGAGCACACTGAGCActagaggggggagggaggatgggaggtggGGCGTCTCCACTCAccttcccagcaggctccacctgctccccctccccaccccctacagTGGGTATTGCAACCTTCTGCCTGGCCTCCGTTACCCAAGATGCCAGTTAGCCCACAGTGGCCACCATGCCACCATGCGCACTTCCTGTTTCAGGGACCCCAGTCAATGAACTCTGGGAACCAGAGGGCAGGCAAGGGGTGCCCAGATTTGCTGAACCCGTTGACAGCTACTGGGGGAGGCTGCTGGTAGCAGGCAGTGGGGGAAGGCTCCCATGGCCCGGAGGCAGGCAGGCCCAGCCCCAGAGACCCGTCGTCGTTACAAAGAGGGAGTCTGACAGATGAGTAGAGGCGAGATCACCACGGCAGGGAGGAGTCTTTCCACGTCTTGTCCTGTATCTCGCGCCTGGCAGGATGGCACTGGGTAGGGGAGAGTTCCAGCCAGTGCCCATCGTGTCCCCTCTGTGTTGTCAGGTCCCAAAGACTCCTGTCCCAGGGGAGGGAGCTGCCACAGAGCTGAAAATTCTTGGGCTTCTAGGATGTAGGCCTTTTGGCATTTGCAGCTGGTGAATCTCGGGTCTCTGGGTGGGATCCCGGCACCCCACCATCCTTGAGACAGGGACTGAGGGATCCAACACCTTCTCCCTGCTGCCGTGTAGCACCCAGAGGAGTTGAGGGTCTGGCCATCAGAGGTATCTCAAAGAGTCTGGGctcagagcaggagggagggaaccaGGGCCAAGGCTGAGGGACCACTCAGAGGGCCAGCTTGACCTCAAATGCgcctgccccaggcccagccacGATCGCCCACTGGCCCCACCTGGCCTAGATGGCCTCAGAGGTCGGAGAGTCAGGCACGGTgtctgcaaaagaatgaagcagaaTGAGTGAGGGGCTCCTCTCTCCTCCATCCTCTAATCCCACACCATGAGACTGGGAGGGGAGTAAGGCTGGTGCCCTGCAGGCCATGGGGAGGTCGTGACCTTGCGGGCCGTACTGCCGCGAGGGTTGAGAAGCACTCACCGAGGGTTGGGAAGAAGACATCCCCAGGGCCTGGTGGAGACACAGGAGTGCAGGGCTCGGAGAGCAGGTGCCGGCCAGACTCCGAAGGCTGCCTCTGAGCCATGTAGGACAGTGGAGGCCTGGGCTTGGCCTCTGGCATCCCGTGGGAAGACGGAGAGACCTCAAAGCCAGGGTTTTCGATTCCTTGAGGGTTGTTGCTAGAAAATCAGAGCTGAATCAGTCAGTTGTACTACCTGGGTTTtggccccctgccctcctgcctgtacccctcctccacttccttACCCTCACCTGCCTTCGCACCCCAGGCCTCAGCACCCTCTTCCGGCAGGAAGGGAGGGTCCAGggccacagagaaaaggccatgggCTGCACTCTCCCATCTTCTCTGAGCCGAGGGCATCTGATCCCAACTCTACCCTATCATTTGACCATCTGCCCCGGGCGTAGCCGGGAACCCGAGGGTCAGAGACATTTTCAGGACATTCAGGAATCTGGGGACAGGTTTCTCTTTGGTCAGTAGAGTTAATGGCATTAAGACTGAATGTCCCCACGGCTTGTCTTAAGCTGAAAGGAGgagttccctttccttcttcgTGACTGGGAATAGGACAGCCTCTAAAGACATCCAGGTGTGCTGTCCTCCTTTGCATGTTTCAGTGTCTGTCCCCAGTTcagctgctctccctcctcccccaccctggccaGTTGACAGGGAGGCCCAAAGGTGGGTGCCTGGCTCATCCAGGCAGCGTCAGGAGCTCGGCCTCCTGGGTGAGGGGTGGCAGGGAGAACAGCCACCCAGCACAGATGTGTTGGCCTCAGTAGCAGGTGCTCTTGTAAGTACTGTGCTACATGGCTATACGGGGACCCTGCTGCACAGCTGTCCTTCCTGTCAGCTGACCCAGGGCCCAGGGAGGACCGAGAAGGCCATGTCTGTGTTCTGAGCCCTGTCACAGTACAACCAGTTatcagggaggagaagggaaaggatcCTATGAAGGGGGAAGTCAGTCCTGGTTAAAAGTTACCCCTCTCCCTTCTACATTAATTCCAGCCACGGTTTGGGTATAGACATTGCCCTACAGAGCCACAGGCCTGCGGAGaggcaagaagagagagagccTGCCGAGCTTTGAGTCGGGGCCCAAGCAGCTGCAGGAAGTTTCTCAGGAAGGTCTCCATGGGCCTTACCTGTCCATCCGCACCAGCTCCTGGGCACCTagggacacacagacagacaagGCCGTCACAAAGGAAAGGCTTCCCTAGACAACATCCCTGCCCCCCACTGACAGATGCCCTTCGAGGAACTGGTGCAAGACCAGGCCGGGCCACGGTCAGCCCTGGATCCCACTTGGGTTTGCTCTGGGGGCCCGTACTCTGGTGTTTATCCTGCAAGCGAGGCCTCAAGGAGCCGTGCGTTTTAACCAGTGATAGATGAAACTTGGGCTGCATTTCACAAGTATAAAGGACAACATTTATCATGAGGAGGCCAAAGGCAGCCAATGCTTTCTCCTATGGCTCGATTAGGGGTCGTGAGACCTTCCGGATTTAAGTATCAACCAAAGGCCTGACTCCTGAATTGGCTGTTTCCTGTTTGGACTTTTGCCACGCTCTGGTCTTTCACCACGATTTGCTGAGTGGGAGTGGTGTAAGGTCAGTTCCGAACTGGAGGGTTCCTGATCCTCTCTGGCCCGTCCTCCGTGTTACCCGCAGGTGGCCTTAGAGGTGACATCTCTTAGAGGAAGCTTGGGGGCCCGAGACCCCATCACTTCTCAGACATCCTGCCACTTTCTGTTCTTCCTCCAAAGCTATTGTCACCCCGCCCCACTCTTGGGATTCCCCACCCCGACAATGGCCACCAACCAGATACAGTGGCCCCAACTTCCCTCTTCCTCGCAGCTCCGATACGCTTCTCGTTTGTAAGGGCTTTACCACGACCACTGTGGGGAaacatgggcggggggggggggggggtggctacaCAGAACACACAGGGAAGTTGCACAAAGGTTCCTAAAATCTCGGCTCTCGGAATCATGGTTGCTGTCTACCAAATGCCTTTGTGCGCGAGGCTTCGCGCAGGTGCCCAGCGTTCCCTGGGCTCGTCCTCTCCACCCTTTGGGGGAGGGATTTCTGGCCCCACGTTAGAGCTGGGGGACCCAGGCTCCAGCTGACACTGGCTCGATTTCCACACCCATCAGCCTCCGCAGCAAGCTGCTGACCTCAGTGCTCCCAGCCCTTTCTCTGTGGCTCCCTGAGTGTGGCTCACTCCTGAGCACGCCCTGCCCACAGCGACCGCACgctccctgtctcctccctgaCCTGccgccccaccccctcacccccccacccccaccccgccctgggCGCTTAGCCTCTGCTTTGTGGCCCAACCCCTGGCATCTCCTGGTGACTTCTGTTCCCATGGTTCCAGCAGCAGCGCTTCTCCAGAGTCTAGATGCAGAAATGACCCCAGTCCTCGGCGTCCGATCCACCTGCCCCATCCCGGTCCTTCCTCTGGGGAGCCCTCAGCTCGGACTCAAGGTGTCCCGGCACACGGAATAGGAGATACTAGGGGCCGGCCCCAGGCTTCCCTCGCGTCCTCAGGATACCCCTACGGTGTTCGGGCCTGGGGCCTGCACCCAGCCAATGCCCAGAATTTGTTTTCCAGTTCCCGTTCCCTGATGGAGGCAGCGTTGTGGTCTGAACTAGGGGGACAGAAAGCACCTCTTTATCTGGGAGCTGAGCGTGTCTCCCTCCACGTCCGTTCCTCGCCTCCGTGAAAACGCTGCACGGGTGAGCACAGGCTCATTGGCAGCCCCACGGCGATTGCTTGGGCCCCCGGGTTCCTCTTTCTGCTACAACCCCCTTACCtgccccctacccacccccaccccggggtacTTCTGGAGGTAGGCCATGGTGGCGTTTGCGAGAAGAATATGCGAGTAAGGGAAAGGCGGTCACAGCCCCTGAGTGAGCCACTGCGGGGCTCCGGGTGACAGAGGTCTCAAGGTGTTACAGTCCAGCCAGAGGAAATCAGGTGTGAGCCAAAGCCACCTGGTGGCGGGGCGGCCCCGCTCAGCTCCCTCCTGCAGCTGAGCAGAGGagaagaggtgggggaggtgaTGCAAGGGCCAGGGCAGAGGACTCTCCAGCCTCCTGCTCCTGGAGGACTCAGACTAGCCCAGGTTCATGGGTGGGGTCAGAGGAAGGGCAAAGGGGCGCCGTCACCACAGAGGAGGGTGAAATGGTGTTTGCGGCTGTGACTTGAAGCCTGGCTCCACTGCTTACTTACTGTGAGGTTCCCTaagcaagttactgaacctccctgtgcctcagttggCTCCGTGGCAAGGTAGGAACAACTGTGGGACCAAGTCCTCGCGTTGTGATGAGGAATAAGCGAGAGAAGGTATGTAACCTTGGCGTGGCACCCAGCACAGCAACCCTTCCAGGTAGGGGTTGGTGGCCAGGACGCTCGTGCTGGGGAGCATTTTGATGATAGGGTGGGATTATATTCCCTGGAAAAAGCATGAGCTGAAGCTCTGGGTTTGAGTCCCCGCTCTGCCGCTTGTTAACTCGCATAACATTTGGTTAATTTTCTAACCCCGCTGAGCTCAGGTTTCCCAGCTATAAGCTGAAAGAACTGAACTGTTATCTCCGAGATCCCTTTTCAGTTCTGATCATCCAAAGGTCATCTTTGTCCCGACAATTGCTCCGCTAGTTGCAAAACAAGCCTTGAAGCAGGTCCCCAGAGGATCGCCAAGGGGCAGCATTTTTATAAACCCATTTGAACTACTCCGTGTggtcattcactcattcagcagatattttgTGAGTGCCCAGCCAGCACCGTAGGGGGCTGGTGGGCCCTCGGGCCCCCCAAATGGCACACCtgggtcccctcctccctctaccACTGAGCCCATCTCCTTGCAGGGCCTATAGCAGCTGCCATCTCCGGAACAGAGAGGAAATGTGCCTGCCTCTTTGCTAATCccagaggctgggctgggggctggggccggcCACTCATACCATCACCCACCCCAGGTAGGCAGGGATACTCACGGCGGTTGGAGGCCACCTGCCTTTGCTTGTAGACCAGGAGCAGGatgaggggaaggcagagaatgCCCACGATGCAAGCGCCTGTAGCCACAGCAGCAGCCGTGATGCCTGTAAAGGCAGAGAGACGGCCAAGGTGAGGCCCCGTTCCCCCTGTTCCTCctgaagggaaactgaggcccagcgaAGGAAGGCCAGGCCACAGGGGGACCCAGCTTTACCCAGGCCGCACAGCCAGACCCTCAGTGACCTGCAGAGGCACAGGAGGCCCGGGGATCCCCTTTCAAAGAGAGCCCCATGCGTCCTTCCCAAGTGGGCTTAGGGCACACAGAAATGAGACCACGGGCTTACAGTGGAGGCAGctccagggaagagagaaaagggtttTCATCCCAGCCCCCTGGGGACAGTTCAGCTGCCCTGGGCCACAGGTTGTTCCCCGCAAAGGGAAAGCAGGCCCTTCACAGACCCCATGCCATGAAGTTCAAGGTCAAAAGGAACCCAAGTGCTGTAAAACTTTTGGAGGTAGAAAGCAGCAATATGGTCGCACCACATCGTAAGCATAATTAATGCCATGCTTAACAGTGGTTAAAATGGCGAATTTTATGTTCTCTGTGTTGTACCacaatagaaacaaacaaacaaaagccccaCTCAGCCCGAGAGACCCCTCAGCTCTAGACACAGCTTCCAGAAGTGATCTCGCACATGAAAGTCACAGGGGGAAACTTGGGTGAGAACTGGAAAAATGTGCATCCTTGATCTGACATTTAAAATCGTTTAACTTCCtaaattacaaataaagaaaaaaaacctgtaagttaaaatatattcagaagtcccctcctcttcctccccccaggTCCCCTGCAAAGGCACAGTCACTGTTCATGATTTTCTTGCGTGTAGCCTAAATTTGCTCcttgcgtatatatatatatatatgcttttcatGACAATCGCTTTTCCCACTGAGCATGGCTCGGACATCTCTGTATCACACAGAGATCTACCTCGTTCTGCCTAGGGCTTTATCACAGGGCTCACCCCAGAATTTATTGCAACAGTCCCCTATGGGTAGCTATGTAGATTACTTCCATTTTTCAACATAGCTAATAACGTAACAGCGAAGTCCTCGTGTCCGCATCTTCGCTCACTTGGGCGAGTACCTCTGTACATAAACTCCCAGCAGTGAAAATGCTGAGCCAAAGGGTAGGCGCATTTTCTTTTAGGGTATTGCCTAATTGCCCTCCACAAAGGTTGTACAGCTTCACGATCCCACCAACAGCGTGAGAGGCTTGACTTATTTCCGCCCATCTGCTGACTCCAGAAGTTTAGCTGGGAACAGACATGCCCTCAAAACCACAACCAGcgtaaatgcatttttttttttttcctgattttagccCTTCCCAAAATATGGGCTGGGATACCCTGTCACGGTGTCCACTTGGCCCCGGGAGCTTTGGGAAGGTGGACGGGCTGTGGTCTCAGTGTTGCCTCTGCACTATTTATTTGGGAATAAAGGctgtttttatctcattgtaTTGCTAAATAACCTGATGGTGTAAATAAGCTTTCCGGGGGTTTGTTCATACCACGGAAGAGAACAAACTGTTTACAGGCACTTTAGACCTACCCACTGGTACAGGAACAGTTGCTATGCTAATTACAAACCAAGTTCAACTTCACATTAAAGCAGGTTCCCTGCAGATCTTGGCAAGGCTGCATTTTGATGTGGACTGTTGCAAGTAGACACGTTCTACAATTTAGACGTTTGAGGATTTCTAGCCCCCCAGGCACAGGACCTTCTTGCGGGCACTGAGAAGCGAGTTACAAAGCGCTCTTTTTCTAGGTACCAGAGCAGGTGTCCAGACTGGTACTAAGCCACATTCAGTGAGGTGAGTCAGGTGCTCACTCATGGTGGCTCCCTGTCCGTGGCCTGACTCCTGTCCACAGGCAGAGATCCCCCTCTGGGGCCACTCCAGGGGATCAGGGTTTGGTTTCTTTGCAACCTGGGCTCAGAGTCGAGGCCAGGACAGGAAGGCACGGGTCTGGGGACAGCTGTGTGGGCCCAACTGTCCTCCAAAGCTGAGGGCTCTTCTGCAGAGCCCCAGCTCTCCATCCCTCCCGCCAAGCATGGCCAGTACTtgggcaggagaggaaggagccCTGCTTGGTAGCCATCGAGAGCCTGGCTCATGGGGAAGGTGATCAGGCACTGGCAGGGACAGCTGCCAGGCCAGCTCTAAGACTTGTGCCAGACCTTTACATAGCACGCTGGGATGGGAGCCCCAACCCCCAACCTGCTTAGCAGTGCCTCCTTGTCTAGAGCCTGCTGGTACCCTGTGGGTGGGTAGGGAGGtatgaaagaggaggagggagtcCGGTCAGGCTGCCCGGCTCCCCCAGGAGGGGGCTGGACAGAAGCAAACCAAACATTCTGCTGTGCAGGGGGACAGGGAGGTGGCTTTGTGGGGAGATATAGGCTGCCCAGTGCCCCCGCTTCCCTGGGCTCAGTGAAAAACCATACAGCCACTCAGCAATTCAGGGTTCCTTGGGGACCAACTgcctcagcctctctcccctcctgttgcccccacccccgacctcAGACTGATGTGGGCTTTCAGAGGATTTCCTAACCAGCTACCCCCACACTTTCCAAAAAGAACATTAGGAGACAGGGCAGCAGATAGATCAGGAAAACTCAGAGCTGCCCAGGGTGGAAGCATCCTTAGCAGATCAGGTAGTAAGGTTGGCCGTGGGACACCTGTCTTAAAGCGAGCAGGGACTAGGGTCTTTCCAAAGGTAGGCAGCACGGAGGGCAGTACCCAGTGGCCAGCCCTGAGGCCCACCCAAGCACGTGGGTCACCAGGCAAATGTTTCTAAACCATCAggaaacatggggcgcctgggtggctcagtcggtcaagcatctgactttggctcgggtcatgatctcacggttcgtgagttcgagccccgcatcgggctctgtgctgaccgctcagagcctggagcctgcttcagattctgaatctgcctctctctcttgcccctcccctgcttgctctctcgcaaaaataaataaacattaaaaaataaaatagagagttTATGTAAAATCTGGACTTCTGACTGTGCTTGAAAATGGAGTGGCTCTggcagccccaggccccctccATGCATGCAGCATTTGGAATTGCACTTACAGGCTGGCAGCTGGGTGCCCACCACAGTCTCCACCCCTCCCTACTGTCTGACTCACCAGGTCCCCGGCTCAAGGGGCGTTTGAGTTTTTGATCCCTGATTCAGCCTCTTGGGTAACACTGATTGCCTTCCTGTTTGTAGGAAAAGGACACCCTCGCTCCCATTTCTGAGTGGACACATGACACCTAGAGAAAGGGAGCACTGTCCAAACCCTCCGCACCGCACCCAAAAGCACAGCTGGGTTTTTTTTACATCTGACCCCATGCCACCTTAGCGGCAACACTCCGCCAGTTATAGTCTCCAGACCTCCAGAACCAAGAGTGTGGAAAGGGATCGGAAAGGGACTTGCAGAGGCCATCAAAGCCAACCCCCTGCTCTCAACAGCTAGGACAGAAGTAAACACATCCCTCtggccctggggcggggggggccaGGTCACTGTGGACAGCAGCtcagggaggcaggggccagagcAAAGCCACACATCCCTGTGAATTGGAGAATCAGCCAAATGTCAAAACCGGAGAGCAGAGGAGCCCAGCCCTGACCCACGCCCGACCATCAAGTTCAAGTCTCTGCCTCACCCTTGGGTTCTTGCCAGCCAGATACCTAGGGTTTCCCAGAAGGTGACTTCTGTTTCCTTAATTCCCACAGCTCCTTCTCTAGAGTCTAGATCAAGAGAAATGAGCCAAACCTCTGCTCCCTATTTTGTCCCTGGTTTCTTCGTTGTCCCCACTGGCATCTCTTGTCTGTGTCCCCAGGACTTCAATTCATACAACTAATTTCCAGAAAATTGGTATTGACAGAGGGTAGGACGGCCTGGCCCCCAGGCAGGGTTTGCGCACTGAGAATCAGGCGCTCTGGCTGAGGGACTGGGAGCAATCCCTTCACCTGTCTGAAGCTCAGTTTCACCATCGGTGAACCGTGGGCAGTGGCAGAGGTGACGGTCCCTAAGGGAGctctgggggctcctggaggAAGAAGCGGGACCGGAGGGTTGCTCAGAGTGGAAGGAGCAATGGGGAAGTAGAGACTCGTGGGTCCGGCCAGGTGAGGCTCGCCCTGTCCAGTATGCTCGTGCACACGGTCGTCCGCCCTCGCTGGGGAGCTGCCAGTGGAGGAAGTGAGGAGAGCAGTGGCTCAGTGCCGAGGCGACACATAAGGGCTGCGGTGCGCAGGGAGAGGGGCTTGAACCAAAGAGTTCCTTAGTTCGATGTGGGTCTGGCTCAGACCgaaatgtgtgttttaatttaattcctgGCTAAACTGTCGGTTCAAAAGAGAGCAGTGGGAGTAGAAAGTTACCGCGACCCTTGAGGCGGGCTTTGGCGATGTCTCCCCTTTGCCTGCTGTCTCGAAGCTGCTGGGCATTCTTTCCTGGGCTCTGGGAGCCCCCGCATCCCTTACAGCAGTGCCCCCTTCCTCCACAGGGTACCTCTCTGGGCAAACACCAGGGGGCTGACTGCCACCCACTGCCTTACGCATCCCTCCAGCGGGGGAGAAGGTGGAGTGAGCACAGCCCAGCTGTGCTTCCCTGGGCATCTGTTTCCATGCTTATAAAGTGAAGATGTGCTGCCTACTTCAGAGGGTTCTTATCAGAATCCGCTGCGATACTGGTACTTGAAAGGgcttagcacggtgcctggcacatagtaagggctCTAGGAAAGGTAGATCTCTTCCCCTTCTGGAGCCTCTCCGTCCGCCCTCCCCCATGCACAGAACGAGGAAGTTTTAAGTAGGTGCAAGCCAAGAGGAACCCCACAGCCCTGTCATCGTCCCGGGTGGCGGAGGGCTGGTGGGCAGGAGAGGCACACACTGAAAACAGCCTGTGGCACCAGCACCTCTCATGGGAGGCACTTGGCCAAAGGTCACTGCCAGGGCACAGCCCGCCCAGGGCTTTGAGCCTTGGAAGGGGAATAGGCTTCTGGGGACTACAGCCACCTGGCTTCAATGAAGGGGAAAGCAGAAGGGAGGGGcaacagaa from Leopardus geoffroyi isolate Oge1 chromosome D2, O.geoffroyi_Oge1_pat1.0, whole genome shotgun sequence carries:
- the VSIR gene encoding V-type immunoglobulin domain-containing suppressor of T-cell activation isoform X2, translating into MAKGHDVTYYKTWYRSSRSQAQLCSERRPIRNLTFQDLHLHHSGHQANSSQDLAQRHGLQSVSDHHGNFSIAMFNLTPVDSGLYCCLVVEIRQHHSEQRVHGAIELQVQRDKEASPQCILYPPSPRESESITAAAVATGACIVGILCLPLILLLVYKQRQVASNRRAQELVRMDSSDFLATTLKESKTLALRSLRLPTGCQRPSPGLHCPTWLRGSLRSLAGTCSPSPALLCLHQALGMSSSQPSTPCLTLRPLRPSRPGGASGRSWLGLGQAHLRSSWPSEWSLSLGPGSLPPALSPDSLRYL